The Euphorbia lathyris chromosome 8, ddEupLath1.1, whole genome shotgun sequence genome has a window encoding:
- the LOC136202024 gene encoding ATP-dependent zinc metalloprotease FTSH 2, chloroplastic gives MAASSACIVGSNGLSTHNKKQNLRKEIYGRHIFVTSRFQSLGRTSKIVVTRASADQSPHNGRRGFLKQLLGSGSIVAPTLLGNGKAYADDQGVSSSRMSYSRFLEYLDKDRVNKVDLFENGTIAIVEAVSPELGNRVQRVRVQLPGLSQELLQKFREKNIDFAAHNAQEDSGSLLFNLIGNLAFPLILIGGLFLLSRRSSGGMGGPGGPGFPLSFGQSKAKFQMEPNTGVTFDDVAGVDEAKQDFMEVVEFLKKPERFTAVGARIPKGVLLVGPPGTGKTLLAKAIAGEAGVPFFSISGSEFVEMFVGVGASRVRDLFKKAKENAPCIVFVDEIDAVGRQRGTGIGGGNDEREQTLNQLLTEMDGFEGNTGIIVVAATNRADILDSALLRPGRFDRQVSVDVPDVRGRTEILKVHGGNKKFDSDVSLEVIAMRTPGFSGADLANLLNEAAILAGRRGKTGISSKEVDDSIDRIVAGMEGTVMTDGKSKSLVAYHEVGHAICGTLTPGHDPVQKVTLVPRGQARGLTWFIPADDPTLISRQQLFARIVGGLGGRAAEEIIFGEPEVTTGAASDLQQITGLAKQMVTTFGMSDIGPWSLVEASGQSDVIMRMMARNSMSEKLAEDIDTAIKRLSDSAYEIALSQIRSNREAIDKIVEVLLEKETMSGDEFRAILSEFVEIPVENRVTPLSTPVAV, from the exons ATGGCTGCATCCTCAGCTTGCATTGTAGGGAGTAATGGTCTATCAACCCACAATAAGAAACAGAATTTGAGGAAAGAGATTTATGGCAGGCATATTTTTGTTACATCAAGATTTCAATCATTAGGTCGGACATCGAAAATAGTTGTCACAAGAGCATCCGCAGACCAGAGTCCTCATAATGGAAGAAGAGGCTTCCTAAAACAATTGCTTGGCAGTGGAAGCATTGTTGCACCCACTTTATTGGGAAATGGGAAGGCATATGCTGATGATCAAGGTGTTTCCTCCTCCAGGATGTCTTATTCAAGGTTTTTGGAGTACTTGGACAAAGACAGAGTCAACAAAGTTGATTTGTTTGAGAATGGAACCATTGCTATTGTAGAGGCTGTCTCTCCTGAATTAGGAAACCGGGTGCAGAGAGTTCGTGTGCAACTGCCTGGACTCAGCCAAGAGCTCCTCCAGAAGTTCAGAGAGAAAAACATTGACTTTGCAGCACATAATGCTCAAGAAGACTCGGGTTCCTTGCTATTCAACTTGATTGGGAATCTAGCTTTCCCTTTAATCTTAATTGGGGGTCTGTTCCTTCTCTCTCGGCGTTCATCGGGAGGAATGGGTGGTCCAGGTGGGCCTGGTTTCCCATTGTCCTTCGGTCAATCCAAGGCAAAGTTCCAAATGGAACCAAACACTGGTGTGACATTTGATGATGTTGCTGGAGTTGATGAAGCAAAAcaggatttcatggaagttgTTGAGTTTCTGAAGAAGCCAGAGAGATTTACTGCAGTAGGAGCTCGCATTCCGAAAGGAGTTCTTCTTGTTGGCCCTCCAGGAACCGGAAAGACTCTTCTAGCAAAGGCAATTGCTGGTGAAGCTGGTGTTCCATTTTTCTCCATATCAGGTTCTGAGTTTGTTGAGATGTTTGTTGGTGTTGGTGCCTCTAGAGTGCGTGATCTCTTTAAGAAGGCCAAGGAAAATGCTCCTTGCATTGTGTTTGTGGATGAAATAGATGCTGTAGGAAGGCAAAGAGGCACTGGTATTGGGGGAGGAAATGATGAAAGAGAACAAACCCTAAACCAACTTTTGACAGAAATGGATGGTTTTGAGGGAAACACAGGTATCATTGTTGTCGCGGCAACTAATAGGGCAGACATCCTAGATTCTGCATTATTGCGGCCAGGACGGTTTGACAGACAG GTGTCAGTTGATGTTCCAGACGTAAGAGGAAGGACAGAGATATTAAAAGTTCATGGTGGCAATAAGAAATTTGATTCAGATGTCTCTCTTGAAGTAATAGCCATGAGAACACCTGGTTTCAGTGGAGCTGATCTTGCTAACCTCTTAAATGAGGCTGCTATATTGGCTGGTAGACGTGGAAAGACTGGAATATCATCTAAAGAGGTTGATGATTCAATTGATAGGATTGTTGCAGGAATGGAAGGAACAGTAATGACAGATGGAAAGAGTAAAAGTCTTGTTGCCTATCATGAAGTTGGCCATGCTATTTGTGG AACTTTGACTCCTGGGCATGATCCAGTTCAGAAAGTCACTCTAGTTCCACGTGGCCAGGCAAGAGGACTTACCTGGTTCATTCCTGCAGATGATCCTACCCTGATTTCTAGGCAGCAACTTTTTGCAAGAATAGTCGGTGGACTTGGTGGTAGAGCTGCTGAGGAAATTATCTTTGGTGAGCCTGAGGTGACTACTGGGGCAGCTAGTGATTTGCAGCAGATTACTGGTTTAGCGAAGCAG ATGGTAACAACATTTGGAATGTCGGATATCGGGCCGTGGTCACTTGTGGAGGCGTCAGGACAAAGTGATGTGATAATGAGAATGATGGCAAGGAATTCAATGTCAGAAAAACTTGCTGAAGACATTGATACTGCAATCAAGAGGTTATCAGACAGTGCATATGAGATAGCATTGAGTCAGATAAGGAGCAACAGGGAGGCAATCGATAAGATTGTGGAAGTCCTGCTGGAGAAAGAAACAATGAGCGGTGACGAGTTCCGAGCAATCCTTTCAGAATTCGTCGAAATTCCTGTTGAAAATCGGGTGACGCCTTTATCCACTCCTGTTGCTGTGTAA